From Coturnix japonica isolate 7356 chromosome 3, Coturnix japonica 2.1, whole genome shotgun sequence, the proteins below share one genomic window:
- the HHIPL2 gene encoding HHIP-like protein 2, with the protein MNEPEVQSFHTSDLRKPTLKRVNVWPGAGRRSSSSRASFSCPRIFLCLSLFCWIGSLLGHPQCLDYGPPFQPPFHLEFCSAYENFGCCDREKDNSIAAKYREILDYLDPRGRTLCGTYIKDILCQECSPYAAHLYDAENPRTPLRNLPGLCFDYCSEFHFSCHSAISLLTNDKHIQECCETNKTRFCNLLRLHDEDYCFPNVLRNTALNHNLGSVVEDRRGCLQLCLTEVASGLRNPVLMLHANDHTHRMFVAEQVGVIWVYLPDGSRLEEPFLDIKSIVLATPWIGDERGFLGMAFHPNYKNNGKFYIYYSYMDKKRVEKIRISELKVLASDANKADPRSERNLLELEEPAANHNGGQLLFGVDGYLYLFIGDGGKAGDPFGKFGNAQNKSVLLGKVLKIDVDGRGPDGEPYRIPPDNPFVSDPEARPEVYAYGVRNMWRCAVDRGDPATRKGRGRIFCGDVGQNRFEEVDIIVKGGNYGWRAREGFECYDTKLCHNSSLDDILPIFAYGRNVGKSVTGGYVYRGCESPNLNGLYIFGDFMNGRLMALREDEKTKRWKKQDICIGSTKACAFPRMIRSYSKFIISFAEDEAGELYFMSTSYPSAFAPHGSLYKFVDPARRAPPGKCKYKPVTVKIKSKQIAFVPRAKTVLEFLNEPSPTKPPQKSLAPPGAASTTSAKKSNKTASSKIKASTVKPALSNKKTLKTKAGVEHHKPKQNQQKVTRDPRTTPAPSLPKRKSSQPTGAEKLLPKKSAQAKGALGRRRKESR; encoded by the exons ATGAATGAACCAGAGGTCCAAAGTTTCCATACATCTGACCTCAGGAAGCCTACACTGAAGAGAGTGAATGTTTGGCCAGGCgctggaaggagaagcagcagctctagAGCTTCCTTTTCTTGCCCACGTATCTTTCTTTGTCTCTCCTTGTTCTGCTGGATAGGCAGTCTTCTGGGGCATCCTCAGTGTCTGGATTATGGGCCACCTTTCCAGCCTCCCTTTCACCTGGAATTCTGCTCTGCCTATGAAAACTTTGGCTGCTGTGACCGGGAGAAAGACAATAGCATTGCAGCAAAATACCGTGAGATCCTGGATTATCTTGATCCTCGGGGGCGTACGCTGTGTGGAACGTATATCAAAGATATACTCTGTCAG GAATGTTCTCCATATGCCGCACATCTCTATGATGCTGAAAACCCACGGACACCTCTCAGAAACCTTCCAGGACTTTGTTTCGACTATTGCTCTGAGTTTCATTTCAGTTGCCATTCTGCCATCAGCTTGCTCACTAATGATAAGCACATTCAAGAATGCTGTGAGACGAATAAGACTCGCTTCTGCAACCTCCTTCGCCTGCATGATGAGGATTACTGCTTCCCCAACGTGCTGAGGAACACAGCCCTCAACCACAACCTGGGCTCGGTGGTGGAGGACCGCAGAggctgcctccagctctgccttaCCGAGGTTGCCAGTGGTCTGAGGAACCCAGTCCTCATGCTGCATGCCAACGACCATACCCACCGTATGTTTGTTGCTGAGCAGGTGGGGGTCATCTGGGTCTACCTACCTGATGGCAGCCGGCTGGAGGAGCCATTTCTGGATATTAAAAGTATCGTGCTGGCAACACCATGGATAGGGGATGAGAGAGGCTTTTTGGGGATGGCTTTCCACCCCAACTACAAGAACAATGGGAAATTTTATATCTATTACTCATATATGGATAAGAAACGAGTGGAAAAGATCAGAATCAGTGAATTGAAGGTTTTGGCCTCTGATGCCAACAAAGCAGATCCACGCTCAGAGAG gaatCTTTTGGAACTTGAAGAACCAGCTGCAAATCATAATGGTGGGCAACTGCTCTTCGGTGTGGACGGCTATCTGTATCTATTCATAGGGGATGGAGGGAAAGCTGGAGACCCTTTTGGGAAGTTTGGGAACGCTCAGAACAA GAGTGTTTTGCTGGGGAAAGTCTTGAAGATTGATGTGGATGGAAGAGGTCCCGATGGCGAGCCTTATCGCATCCCTCCTGATAACCCATTTGTGTCTGATCCCGAGGCTCGCCCTGAGGTTTATGCGTATGGGGTCAGGAATATGTGGCGCTGTGCAGTTGACCGGGGGGATCCTGCTAcgagaaagggaagagggaggaTATTCTGTGGGGATGTTGGACAGAACAGGTTTGAAGAAGTCGACATAATTGTTAAAGGAGGAAACTATGGCTGGAGAGCAAGAGAGGGATTTGAATGCTATGATACAAAGCTTTGCCATAATTCCTCCTTGG ATGACATTCTTCCAATATTTGCTTATGGCCGCAATGTGGGGAAGTCGGTCACTGGAGGTTATGTGTACAGAGGATGTGAATCGCCCAACCTGAATGGCCTCTATATCTTTGGTGATTTCATGAATGG TCGACTTATGGCTTTACGGGAAGATGAGAAGACAAAAAGGTGGAAGAAGCAAGATATCTGCATTGGTAGCACAAAAGCTTGTGCTTTCCCCAGGATGATCAGATCTTATAGTAAATTCATCATCTCGTTTGCTGAGGATGAAGCAG GTGAGCTGTATTTTATGTCTACATCTTATCCCAGCGCCTTTGCGCCACACGGATCTCTTTACAAATTTGTTGACCCTGCAAG gagAGCTCCACCAGGGAAATGTAAATACAAGCCTGtgacagtgaaaataaagagcaaacAGATAGCATTTGTTCCACGTGCAA AGACTGTCCTCGAGTTCCTTAATGAACCTTCACCAACCAAACCTCCTCAGAAATCATTGGCTCCTCCTGGAGCTGCCTCAACAACTTCTGCTAAGAAATCTAACAAGACGGCATCCTCCAAGATCAAAGCATCAACAGTGAAACCAGCTCTGTCCAataaaaagacactgaaaaccAAGGCTGGTGTTGAACACCACAAGCCAAAGCAAAATCAGCAGAAGGTCACGAGGGACCCCAGAACAACACCAGCACCTTCCCTGCCAAAAAGGAAGAGCTCCCAACCGACTGGAGCCGAGAAGCTTCTCCCAAAGAAATCTGCACAAGCGAAGGGAGcactgggaaggaggaggaaggagagtagatga